A genomic stretch from Puniceicoccus vermicola includes:
- a CDS encoding helix-turn-helix domain-containing protein: protein MDDLDKYIQQRKDRDPSFAEAYESGYQEFLIGVLLKEARQSAGVTQEELATAIHTKKSVISRLENRASDARVSTLRKVAQALGKELVIELRDQVSKPKRRKAARKKMAPA, encoded by the coding sequence ATGGATGATCTCGATAAATACATTCAACAGCGCAAGGATCGCGACCCTTCCTTTGCCGAAGCATACGAATCGGGCTATCAAGAGTTCCTCATCGGGGTTCTCCTGAAGGAAGCTCGCCAAAGCGCGGGGGTTACCCAGGAAGAGTTGGCGACTGCCATTCACACGAAGAAGTCGGTAATCTCCCGGCTGGAGAATCGGGCCAGTGACGCGCGTGTCTCGACACTCCGCAAGGTTGCTCAGGCTCTCGGAAAGGAATTGGTCATTGAATTACGGGATCAGGTATCGAAGCCAAAGCGGAGGAAGGCAGCGCGAAAGAAAATGGCTCCCGCCTGA
- a CDS encoding type II toxin-antitoxin system RelE/ParE family toxin: MRSIQFYRQQSGACPVEDFLESLDGKQAQKVAWVLDLVRTLPRPPTQYFKKLVGTELWEVRVEFGGNAFRILGFMDGENLVVLASGFAKKTQKTPKQEIETAERRRKDYFLRKG; the protein is encoded by the coding sequence GTGCGATCAATCCAATTCTACAGGCAGCAATCTGGAGCCTGCCCGGTTGAGGATTTTCTTGAATCTCTCGATGGCAAGCAGGCCCAAAAAGTTGCCTGGGTGCTCGATCTGGTCCGCACCCTTCCAAGGCCACCGACTCAGTACTTCAAGAAATTGGTAGGAACGGAGCTCTGGGAGGTTCGAGTCGAGTTCGGAGGCAACGCCTTCCGGATTCTCGGTTTCATGGACGGCGAAAATCTCGTCGTTCTCGCCAGCGGCTTTGCCAAAAAGACTCAGAAAACACCGAAACAGGAAATCGAAACGGCGGAGCGCCGGCGAAAAGATTACTTCTTAAGAAAAGGATGA
- a CDS encoding putative toxin-antitoxin system toxin component, PIN family: MNYLVLDTNVLISGLLSPHNPPGRIVDAIRSGDLVTVVDDRILSEYRAVLRRPYFERYIHTDEREWIIDFLTHESQPSLSSQAIQGLPDPRDACFLEIAKVSKHPLVTGNIKHFPPNKRRGVHVYSPQEYCQTHGL, encoded by the coding sequence GTGAACTATCTCGTTCTGGATACCAACGTCCTGATTTCAGGTTTGCTTTCGCCTCACAACCCGCCGGGGCGGATTGTGGATGCTATACGAAGTGGCGACTTGGTCACGGTAGTGGACGACCGCATTTTATCCGAATACCGCGCGGTCCTGCGCCGCCCCTACTTTGAGCGGTACATCCATACCGACGAGCGTGAATGGATCATTGATTTCTTGACTCATGAGTCTCAACCCTCCTTGAGCAGCCAAGCAATCCAAGGACTGCCCGACCCCAGAGATGCCTGCTTTCTTGAAATTGCCAAGGTATCCAAGCACCCCCTCGTTACTGGAAACATCAAGCACTTCCCGCCAAACAAACGCCGAGGCGTCCACGTATACTCGCCACAGGAATATTGCCAGACTCACGGCCTCTAG